The Vibrio quintilis DNA window GCCAGCCAAACAACAGCGGAAATTCAGAAAGTTCACTGTTGAACCCCATTCTCTTCACTTCCGTGTGCAGCGCCTCACTGTTGGTCCAGATAAACGGGCGGAAACTGTTTTTATCCAGATGGTTCAGGTGTTCCAGCAGGCAACGTTCACTGCCGCGAATCCAGTTATCGCCGTAGTGAACAAACAAGATATGGTGCTTTTTTTTCATGGCTTCCTCCTTGGGTTTCTATTGATATAGCAAAGGAGGTGCCAATTAATTTTATATATATCTCATTGAATATTAAGTAATTTTAAATTGTTATTTTTTGTTCTCAAAATGAGAATCAGATTAAACAAAATATTTTTTCATCATATCAGGAATCATGGTGAGGTTTGAGTAATGACTGACAATGGTTTCCCGCGCCTGAGTCTGCATTTGCCGGCGCTCAGTTGCTGAAAGGTGACACCAGTCCTGAATACAGCTCACCAGCTCTTGTGCCTGCCGGACCAGATAGCCATTTTCTCCGTGACGGATCAGCTCGGGTAATTCACCCACAGCGGTTGCTGCGACCGGAATACCACGGCCCATGGCTTCAAGTGCTGCCATCGGTAAGCCTTCAGCTCTTGAGCAGATAATCAGCAGCCCGATGTCCGGCCAGAATGTATCCATACAGCTTTTGTGACCGTGAAGAATCAGGTTGTGCTGCCCGGAGCAGCTCAGCTGGCTGAGCATCGGGCCGTCACCATAACAGTGAATGTTAGTCTCCGGCAGCAACCGGGTGATTTCCGGCAGAAAATCCGGACCTTTCTCATAGCTTAACCGGCCGACAAACGCGATTTGTTTACCGTCACTCAGGGGTAATTGTTCCGTATCAACGAAGTTATTGACCTTCTCAGTACGGAAAGGGATCCGTTGCTGAATCAGCTGACTGACGGCCAGACTCTGGTCTGACATAAACGCGGTAATCCGGTCCAGCAGGTCGTACCATTTGACCCGGCCGGTGGGGATCTCGCCGGCATGGAAGGTCGAAATTTGTCTGAATGACTCTTTCGAGGTGCGCCGGGCCAGTTTGCACAGCAGGCTGGCTTTATATCCGTGGGCATGAACCACAGCCGGACGAAACCGGTGGATGGCCTGCTTAAGAGCCGCAGCGGTTTTATGATGCGGAAAATACTCAGACAGTATCGTAAAGGGAATTTCATGCTGCCTGAGCTTTTCAGCCATTTCATCACTGTCCGGGTACGTTTTAAGTAAAATAATCCGTACCGGACGATGGATTTTCAGACCGCAGGCTAACTGAAGTACATGGCTTTCAATGCCACCAAAAATCCGGCTGTCCAGCACCAGCCATATTTCATTCCTTTGAAATAAATTCATCCTGCTCTGTTTCCCATGCTTGTTTTTTGCGGTAAACCGTTGACGGGCTGAGTTCCAGTAATACGGCAGCATTCAATACATTGCCGTCACAGTAGTCGATCGCCTGTTGGATGGTTTCCCGTTCCACCTGCCACATCGGGCGGATTGTCGGAGAGGTGATGACTGCCGGAGAAACTTCAGTCTCAGTCTCAGTCTCTGTTTCTGTTGCCGCGGCTTTGGCTATTTCCGGTGGTCTGTGAATGGTTTCCTGAAGTGGTGGGGCGGGTGTTTCCCGGATAGCATCAACAACAGCCTGCCTGTTCGTACGCTGGCCTGCATCCCGATTGTTTTGAGAACTGCCCGGTGACGGACGCTTCTGTTTGATTTGTTCCGGCAGATGTTCCGCGTTTACCGTGGCATCATTATTCAGGACCACAATATTGCGCATAATGTTTTGTAGTTGCCGGACATTTCCCGGCCAGTGATATTTCTTCAGCAGCGACTGAGCATCACGGCTGATGGCCGTAAAGCGTTTTTTATCCTGTTTGGCATATCTGACCAGAAAGTTTTGCGCCAGCGCGATGATGTCATTACCGCGATCCCGTAACGGCGGCATTTCCACCGGCACGACGTTCACCCGGTAGTAGAGATCTTCCCGAAAGCGGCCCGCTTCGACTTCTTCGAGCGGGTCACGGTTTGTGGCGCAAATAATCCGGACATCGACTTTCTGTTCTCTGGAACCACCCAGCGGGGTGAAGGTGCCGGACTGCAAAAAGCGCAGCAGTTTTTTCTGCATATCCAGTTCCATTTCACACAACTCATCAAGAAACAAAGTGCCGCCGTCGGCCTGAGACGCCGCACCTTTACGATCGGTGGTTGCACCGGTAAAAGCACCTTTCATATGACCGAAAATTTCACTTTCGAGTAAATCCCTGGGGATTGCGCCACAGTTGAGGGCGACAAATGGTTTGTTTTGGCGCTGGCTGTGTTCATGAATCGCTTCGGCACAAACCTCTTTCCCCGTGCCACTTTCACCGATGATAAATACACTGGCTGTGGTCGGTGCGACAGATTCAACAATTTTGTAAACGGCCTGCATTGGTAACGATGAACCAATAAAGCCGTGAAAATTTTTCCGGCTGTATCGGTGCTCCATATCTTCTACCAGATGCGCCAGTTTACTGCGCTGAAGGTGCAGGTTGATTGAGGTTTTCAGCCGGTCAGCATTGATCGGTTTTTCAATAAAGTCATCGGCCCCTTTCTGCATCAGGTTCACAGCAATATCCACTGAACCATGCGCGGTCGCAATAATGACCACGGTCGGAATTTCATGCTCACTGATCCAGTCCAGCACTTTTTCACCGGACATATCAGGCAGTTTTAAATCCAGAATGACCACCTGAGGTTTTTGCTTGCCGATAAAATCAATCGCCTCAGCGCCGGTTTCAAGATGGAATAAATCGAATGGCTCATCTTTGACGTACTGTTTGTATAAGATGGCGAGTGAGCTGGAGTCTTCAACGAGTAATACTTTGTTTCTCATTCAGAATCGACCTTCCTGATTTATATCCAATTGGTTCCTTAATATATAGTTCATGTTTGGCCGGGTGAGAAATCCGGCCTGCTTATTTTGTCAAATCAAACGGTGGTTTTTCCTGGGCTTCGCATTGAAAGCTTCTCATCAGGACATTGATTTTCGCTGTTGCAATGCTGCAATGGAGTCGGCTGCCAGTTGTGGCAGTGTTGCTCCGGCCTGATAAGCTTCTTCCTCTTTGCCATCGATACATAAATGTTCAATCTGTCTGGCAAGCTCTGAAAGACTGCGGTTGCCCAGTGCCAGCGCAGAACTGCCCAGGGTGTGGGTTTCAAACTTGAGGCATTCCGCTTTTTTGTTGGCAATGGCACAGCTGATTTTTTTGACCCGCTGTTGGCACTCTTCAACATAATGATCAATCAGCACCGGCAATACTTCGAGACTGGTATCGGCGATGACCTGTTGAATGATGATGTCATCGACCAGTCCGTCGGGTTGATGGGGAAGGGGGGCTGCGAGGTTTTCCGGGCCGGATTGCGGTAATACCGGCGGCGGAGTGATTTCGCCCGCGCCAAACTCATCTTCTTTCAGATACAGGGCCATTTTTTCCAGCAGTTGTGAAAGACGAACCGGTTTTGATAAGTAGTCTGTCAAGCCTGCCGCGATAAAGCGTTCTTTATCGCCATGCAGCGCATGCGCCGTGAGTGCAATGATCGGTAATTCTGCCTTTTGTCTGTCGGCCATCGCTCTGATTTCCTGACAGGCCTGCATGCCATCCATCAGTGGCATCGACATATCCATAAATACCAGATCAAAGTGGTTATCTGCGACTTTTTCGACCGCTTCAAGGCCGTTTTGGGCGATTTCAATATGGATACCTGCATGCAGAAACATATTTTCAATCACGATTTGGTTGGCTTTATTATCTTCAGCAACCAGAATCCGGGCATGTTCCCACTCCGGTCTGATTTCCATCACAGCTTCCTGATCGGTTGGTTTTCCGTCAGATTCGCCCAACTGGATCTGAAACGTAAAAGTTGAACCCTTACCCGGCTGACTTTCCGCAAAGATCTGGCCGTCCATCAATTCGCAGAGTTTACGACAGATAGCCAACCCTAACCCTGAGCCTTCCTGGGTTCTGGAGTAAGTGTTATCAGCCATCGTGAACTCTTCAAACAGAAGAGGAATCATTGCCGGTTCAATCCCGATGCCGGTATCAATCACTTGACCGGTCAGGGTGATGCTATTGTCATCGGCGTCAGCATAAATGTGTACCTGAATTAATCCTGTCCGGGTGAATTTCACCGCATTGCCAATCAGGTTATGCATAATTTGCTGCACACGGTATTGATCGCCGCTGACCCACTGAGGGACAGAAGGTGCGATGGTGGATTCAAGACAAATACTTTTTTGACAGGCGGACGGACGAAAACTGCTGACGACCTGATGAATACATTGGTGAAGATCAAACGGTTTGCGCTCCAGAGACAGGGTGTTCGATTCCATCTTGGTGTAGTCGAGAATATCATTGATCACTGACATCAGAAAAAAGCCGGACTGGCTGGCAGTGTCAACCAGCTGAGTCTGATTTTTATCTAAAGATGTCTCTTTTATCAGCGACAATAATCCAAGCACACCATTGAGCGGTGTCCGGATCTCATGCGACATCGACGCGAGAAACAAAGATTTACTCTGGCTGGCATCTTCCGCCTGATGGCGGGCGATCTTCAAATCATCATAGCTTTTTGCCAGGCTGGAAGACATCTGATTAAACGCATCTGCCACTTCTCCTAATTCATCAGTAGAATTCAGGGTGACCTGATATCCCGGCCCTTCCTGTGTCAGCTTTTTGGCCGCCTGAGTGAGTTTGGTTAAACCTTTGGTCAGATAATGACCAATGAAAAAAGAGAACAGCGCCACCAGCAGAACTTCAATGATGGCAATGCCGGTCATCGAATGGCGGGCCCTGGTGATTTGCGCGGTGATCGATTTATTACAGAAACCGATGTCGATATGACCGTAGGTGGATTCATTGGTTTTCAGATCGACCCGCACATCGAAGATACCGTCATCTACGTCATGCAAACTGTGGTCAATAGTGCTTTCCTGCTGAAGGTGTTTAGGATCGCCGGAGGTAATTAATGTTTTGCCATAACTGATGATCCGGATATAGACGATATCTTCAGACGCGGTTACTTCTTTGATGACTTCATCCAGCGAGCTGAGGTCAAAAGACAGAATGTCTTTTTCAACCGCTTTGGCAAAAATAT harbors:
- a CDS encoding glycosyltransferase family 4 protein, with the translated sequence MNLFQRNEIWLVLDSRIFGGIESHVLQLACGLKIHRPVRIILLKTYPDSDEMAEKLRQHEIPFTILSEYFPHHKTAAALKQAIHRFRPAVVHAHGYKASLLCKLARRTSKESFRQISTFHAGEIPTGRVKWYDLLDRITAFMSDQSLAVSQLIQQRIPFRTEKVNNFVDTEQLPLSDGKQIAFVGRLSYEKGPDFLPEITRLLPETNIHCYGDGPMLSQLSCSGQHNLILHGHKSCMDTFWPDIGLLIICSRAEGLPMAALEAMGRGIPVAATAVGELPELIRHGENGYLVRQAQELVSCIQDWCHLSATERRQMQTQARETIVSHYSNLTMIPDMMKKYFV
- a CDS encoding sigma-54-dependent transcriptional regulator: MRNKVLLVEDSSSLAILYKQYVKDEPFDLFHLETGAEAIDFIGKQKPQVVILDLKLPDMSGEKVLDWISEHEIPTVVIIATAHGSVDIAVNLMQKGADDFIEKPINADRLKTSINLHLQRSKLAHLVEDMEHRYSRKNFHGFIGSSLPMQAVYKIVESVAPTTASVFIIGESGTGKEVCAEAIHEHSQRQNKPFVALNCGAIPRDLLESEIFGHMKGAFTGATTDRKGAASQADGGTLFLDELCEMELDMQKKLLRFLQSGTFTPLGGSREQKVDVRIICATNRDPLEEVEAGRFREDLYYRVNVVPVEMPPLRDRGNDIIALAQNFLVRYAKQDKKRFTAISRDAQSLLKKYHWPGNVRQLQNIMRNIVVLNNDATVNAEHLPEQIKQKRPSPGSSQNNRDAGQRTNRQAVVDAIRETPAPPLQETIHRPPEIAKAAATETETETETEVSPAVITSPTIRPMWQVERETIQQAIDYCDGNVLNAAVLLELSPSTVYRKKQAWETEQDEFISKE
- a CDS encoding ATP-binding protein gives rise to the protein MSAKVMNNHDHSEQKQSLQTGRMMKFKTKTILGIALIEIILLVIIVISAMSFMTESAETQLIQRANTTANIFAKAVEKDILSFDLSSLDEVIKEVTASEDIVYIRIISYGKTLITSGDPKHLQQESTIDHSLHDVDDGIFDVRVDLKTNESTYGHIDIGFCNKSITAQITRARHSMTGIAIIEVLLVALFSFFIGHYLTKGLTKLTQAAKKLTQEGPGYQVTLNSTDELGEVADAFNQMSSSLAKSYDDLKIARHQAEDASQSKSLFLASMSHEIRTPLNGVLGLLSLIKETSLDKNQTQLVDTASQSGFFLMSVINDILDYTKMESNTLSLERKPFDLHQCIHQVVSSFRPSACQKSICLESTIAPSVPQWVSGDQYRVQQIMHNLIGNAVKFTRTGLIQVHIYADADDNSITLTGQVIDTGIGIEPAMIPLLFEEFTMADNTYSRTQEGSGLGLAICRKLCELMDGQIFAESQPGKGSTFTFQIQLGESDGKPTDQEAVMEIRPEWEHARILVAEDNKANQIVIENMFLHAGIHIEIAQNGLEAVEKVADNHFDLVFMDMSMPLMDGMQACQEIRAMADRQKAELPIIALTAHALHGDKERFIAAGLTDYLSKPVRLSQLLEKMALYLKEDEFGAGEITPPPVLPQSGPENLAAPLPHQPDGLVDDIIIQQVIADTSLEVLPVLIDHYVEECQQRVKKISCAIANKKAECLKFETHTLGSSALALGNRSLSELARQIEHLCIDGKEEEAYQAGATLPQLAADSIAALQQRKSMS